Proteins encoded together in one uncultured Sphaerochaeta sp. window:
- a CDS encoding MFS transporter, translating into MAKTQKKGLKGYYTTTFLIGLGFFTMGLMDPLYDTYVPIFLARFVESKALIGSIMTFDNILAIFLIPVFSAISDRTHTRIGRRMPFIVICLPVTAVAFGLIPFSALNSLWLLILLVFILNLFKQAVRGPVVALMPDMIPGNLRSEANGVINTMGGIATIVGTVGLARLMDIPINLPGRGPTTEILAFPISSVLVIIAVLLLFFFVKERKATASEQSEKKEPILHSLKVIFKEQDKSALFILLSLLFWFIGYQGILPFVGLYSKDILRTSSGTASLAAGMVGIAYALFAIPSGIVAHRVGRKKTIRLSLAILVILLAGVFLHDPLTSGMSDAFRQYTFWALLFGFGIFWVSVVTNSFPMLWQMSTYQTVGIYTGLYYFFSQLASIISPPITGAFIDLFGFRAIFLYGSASMLIAFFLMGRVMRGEPSDDGKSEDLETDDTKVGE; encoded by the coding sequence ATGGCCAAAACACAAAAAAAGGGGTTGAAGGGGTACTACACTACCACCTTTCTGATCGGTCTTGGATTTTTTACCATGGGACTGATGGACCCTCTCTATGATACCTATGTCCCTATCTTTCTTGCCCGTTTTGTAGAGTCCAAGGCCCTGATCGGGTCGATCATGACCTTCGATAATATTCTGGCCATATTCCTGATTCCTGTCTTCAGTGCCATCAGCGATAGGACCCATACGAGGATAGGGCGAAGGATGCCGTTTATCGTCATCTGTCTCCCCGTTACAGCGGTTGCCTTTGGCTTGATACCCTTCTCGGCCTTGAACAGTCTCTGGCTGCTTATCCTGCTGGTGTTCATTCTCAACCTGTTCAAACAGGCGGTTCGTGGACCTGTCGTCGCACTCATGCCCGATATGATACCCGGAAATCTTCGTAGTGAAGCCAACGGTGTAATCAATACCATGGGAGGCATTGCCACCATCGTAGGAACAGTCGGACTTGCACGGTTGATGGATATCCCGATCAATCTTCCCGGTCGTGGTCCCACCACCGAAATCCTTGCCTTCCCCATCTCCTCTGTTCTTGTCATCATCGCCGTACTGCTTCTCTTCTTCTTTGTAAAGGAGAGAAAGGCAACTGCGTCTGAGCAAAGCGAAAAAAAGGAGCCAATCCTTCACTCCCTGAAGGTCATCTTCAAGGAGCAGGACAAGAGTGCTCTCTTTATTCTGCTCTCATTACTGTTCTGGTTTATTGGGTACCAGGGGATTCTTCCCTTTGTTGGCCTGTACTCCAAGGATATTCTGAGAACCAGCAGTGGCACTGCAAGCTTGGCTGCCGGTATGGTGGGCATCGCATATGCTCTCTTCGCCATTCCTTCAGGAATTGTGGCACACCGGGTAGGAAGAAAGAAAACGATTCGTCTCTCCTTGGCAATTCTGGTTATCTTACTTGCAGGGGTCTTCCTGCATGATCCACTCACCAGTGGGATGAGTGATGCATTCCGTCAATACACGTTCTGGGCCCTGCTTTTCGGCTTTGGGATATTTTGGGTGTCGGTGGTTACCAACAGCTTCCCGATGCTCTGGCAGATGTCTACCTATCAGACGGTGGGTATTTATACAGGCCTATACTATTTCTTCAGCCAGCTCGCGTCCATTATCAGTCCTCCGATTACCGGAGCCTTTATCGACTTATTCGGATTCAGGGCGATATTCCTCTATGGTTCAGCTTCCATGCTGATTGCATTCTTCCTAATGGGTCGTGTTATGAGAGGGGAGCCCTCTGATGATGGAAAGAGTGAGGATTTAGAAACCGATGATACCAAGGTGGGAGAGTAG
- a CDS encoding KamA family radical SAM protein, whose amino-acid sequence MQTVTTKEALQKHLSLTEHEIAFDEHISCSLPIKIPTYFLSLINPEDPNDPLRRQVVPTREEQVFEPKGSTDPLEEVRYSVQDRLIHRYKSRVAFLTTDICPLYCRHCFRRRFTGTFQGPASETQIIEAATYVANHQEVTEILFTGGDVLTLSDSRLQSMIEAFRSKRPDLVIRLCTRMPASYPARITDSLITMLKQFRSAPFYLMCQFNHPRELTSQAIEAIDRFVDAGIPAMNQTVLLRGVNDDVEVLVELCNRLVSHRIKPYYLFQGDLVEGTAHFRVPIEKGLHLEEQLRQRLSGLAMPVYAIDLPEGGGKVPLGRNYLLGKNGQGEWMFRNAEGVIRTYPDPIREELSDQGHLE is encoded by the coding sequence ATGCAAACAGTCACTACAAAAGAAGCACTACAGAAACACCTCTCCCTTACTGAGCATGAAATCGCCTTTGATGAACATATAAGCTGTTCCCTCCCTATAAAAATACCTACTTATTTTCTCTCCTTGATCAACCCAGAAGATCCAAATGATCCACTCAGGCGACAGGTAGTTCCTACAAGAGAGGAACAGGTTTTTGAGCCCAAGGGGAGCACAGACCCTTTGGAGGAAGTCAGGTACAGCGTGCAAGATCGACTCATTCACCGGTATAAGAGCAGGGTCGCCTTCCTGACCACTGATATCTGTCCTCTGTATTGCAGGCACTGTTTCCGTCGCCGTTTCACGGGGACTTTCCAGGGTCCTGCAAGTGAAACCCAGATTATTGAGGCAGCAACCTATGTGGCAAATCACCAGGAAGTGACAGAGATACTCTTTACCGGTGGTGATGTGCTCACCCTCTCCGATTCCCGTTTACAATCCATGATAGAAGCGTTCAGAAGCAAGCGCCCTGACCTTGTAATCAGACTCTGTACAAGGATGCCAGCCTCCTATCCTGCAAGGATCACAGACTCCCTGATCACCATGCTGAAGCAGTTCCGGAGTGCCCCATTCTACCTCATGTGTCAGTTCAATCATCCGAGGGAACTTACCTCTCAGGCAATTGAAGCGATAGACCGCTTTGTTGATGCGGGTATTCCGGCAATGAATCAGACAGTATTGCTAAGAGGGGTAAATGATGATGTAGAGGTGCTTGTTGAGCTTTGCAATCGCTTGGTTTCCCACAGGATCAAACCTTATTACCTCTTTCAAGGAGACCTCGTGGAAGGAACTGCTCACTTCCGTGTCCCCATCGAAAAGGGGCTTCACCTGGAAGAACAACTGAGACAGCGTCTCTCAGGTCTTGCCATGCCGGTTTACGCAATTGATCTCCCTGAAGGTGGAGGGAAGGTCCCTCTGGGTAGGAACTATCTACTGGGGAAAAACGGACAAGGTGAATGGATGTTCAGAAATGCGGAGGGAGTAATCAGGACCTATCCTGATCCAATCAGAGAGGAGCTATCCGATCAAGGACATCTTGAATAG
- a CDS encoding DUF1302 family protein, with the protein MKRKNIILASILLIAVLSPAVAGDGVFSGMVRDYATLRFDQADMPVHEITADLKYDYYGDLGKLTLHPVAYSTPNEGVELDLQEAYFDFYLQDADLRVGKQKVIWGEAEGAFITDLVSPRDMRSFILADFTEIRKAVPAIKIDYYAGDYTLQGIWVTHFIPSTLPSQDSMWAQTPSMPFPPTVTATINDPSMPESSLENSEAFLSLGRFGNTISWKVNGGYVFTDEPLVTGVTAPTPTSREISQGYERYGFVGGSFNTTLGSVVLRGEAALALEKPLNSVDTTSNPPISIEYHNQIQTLVGLDWNMLGAQWSSQYLLTYTHDHNDSLVSQMRPIKEFAHTLTFRVQDTFLDERLTAKLFTYVELEPANALIRPSLSYNFGDGVLLEGGVELFVGDEEGTFGVYQDNSMAWAALRWYF; encoded by the coding sequence ATGAAGCGAAAAAACATCATACTAGCAAGTATTTTACTCATTGCAGTCCTGTCACCGGCAGTAGCCGGGGACGGGGTATTCAGCGGCATGGTTAGAGACTATGCCACCCTTCGATTTGACCAAGCTGACATGCCTGTGCATGAAATAACAGCTGACCTTAAGTATGACTACTATGGGGACCTGGGAAAACTCACCCTGCACCCGGTAGCGTACAGCACACCCAACGAAGGTGTTGAATTAGATCTTCAGGAAGCCTACTTCGATTTCTATCTGCAGGATGCAGACCTCAGGGTCGGTAAGCAGAAGGTCATCTGGGGTGAAGCTGAGGGAGCATTCATTACCGACCTGGTTAGCCCGAGGGATATGCGCTCGTTCATCCTTGCTGACTTTACGGAGATCCGTAAGGCAGTTCCGGCCATCAAGATCGATTATTATGCAGGAGATTACACCCTGCAGGGAATCTGGGTGACGCATTTTATCCCATCCACGCTTCCTTCCCAGGATTCAATGTGGGCACAGACCCCTTCCATGCCGTTTCCTCCAACAGTTACTGCTACGATCAATGATCCCAGTATGCCAGAGTCCAGCCTGGAAAATAGTGAGGCATTCCTCTCGTTGGGTAGGTTTGGAAATACCATAAGCTGGAAGGTAAACGGAGGATATGTGTTCACCGATGAACCCTTGGTTACAGGGGTAACTGCTCCTACTCCGACCTCAAGAGAAATATCTCAAGGTTATGAGCGGTACGGATTTGTTGGAGGTAGCTTCAATACAACCCTGGGAAGTGTGGTGCTCAGGGGAGAGGCTGCTCTAGCTCTCGAAAAACCGTTGAATAGCGTTGATACCACAAGTAATCCACCCATCTCAATCGAGTACCATAACCAGATACAGACGTTAGTGGGACTGGATTGGAATATGCTTGGAGCCCAGTGGTCGAGTCAGTATCTGCTTACCTATACCCATGACCATAATGATTCATTGGTGAGTCAGATGAGACCCATCAAGGAGTTTGCCCACACCCTCACCTTCAGGGTTCAGGATACATTCCTTGATGAACGCCTGACTGCAAAACTCTTCACCTACGTGGAACTAGAACCTGCCAATGCCCTGATAAGGCCATCCCTCTCCTATAACTTTGGAGATGGAGTCTTGCTTGAAGGCGGCGTGGAGTTATTTGTTGGTGATGAAGAGGGTACTTTCGGAGTCTACCAGGATAACTCCATGGCCTGGGCTGCACTTCGCTGGTACTTCTAG
- the hcp gene encoding hydroxylamine reductase translates to MDNKMFCFQCQETARNFGCTQVGVCGKQPETANLQDLLIYVTKGLSQVATRLRAENKSVSKDINHIVTYNLFTTITNANFDDEKVTERILLTIEAKKGLLKELSNKEGLSEAALYDNTDTASYEEFSKTVGVLAESNEDVRSLKELITYGLKGVSAYTKHANNLIKENEELDAFIQSALNDLLEEKSVDELVALTLRTGEWGVAGMALLDGANTGTYGNPEMTKVKIGVGKNPGILISGHDLRDLEMLLEQTQGTGVDVYTHSEMLPAHYYPAFKKYPNFYGNYGNAWWMQKKEFESFNGPILMTTNCIVPPAESYKSRLYTTGATGFPGCKHIEGGIGDKKDFSEIIELAKTCPAPTEIESGEIIGGFAHEQVFALADQVVEAVKSGAIKKFVVMGGCDGRSKSRDYYTEFAKNLPKDTVILTAGCAKYRYNKLNLGDIGGIPRVLDAGQCNDSYSLALIALKLKEVFGLDDINDLPIAYNIAWYEQKAVIVLLALLYLGVKNIHLGPTLPAFLSPNVASVLVENFGIAGISSVENDLAELIG, encoded by the coding sequence ATGGACAACAAGATGTTCTGTTTCCAATGTCAGGAAACCGCCCGCAATTTCGGATGTACGCAAGTAGGGGTATGTGGCAAACAGCCAGAGACCGCAAACCTGCAGGATCTTTTGATCTATGTGACCAAAGGGCTGAGCCAGGTGGCAACCAGACTCCGCGCTGAAAACAAGTCGGTCAGTAAGGATATCAACCACATTGTCACCTACAATCTGTTCACCACCATCACCAATGCAAACTTTGACGATGAAAAGGTAACCGAGCGAATTCTCCTAACCATTGAGGCAAAGAAGGGTTTGCTCAAAGAGCTTTCCAATAAGGAAGGATTGAGTGAAGCCGCTCTCTATGACAACACCGACACTGCTTCCTATGAAGAGTTTTCCAAGACTGTTGGCGTACTTGCTGAAAGTAATGAAGATGTCCGCTCCTTGAAGGAGTTGATTACCTATGGCCTAAAGGGAGTGAGCGCTTATACCAAGCATGCAAACAACCTGATCAAGGAAAATGAAGAGCTCGATGCCTTTATCCAGAGTGCCCTGAATGACCTGCTTGAAGAGAAGAGTGTCGATGAGCTTGTTGCCCTTACCCTGAGGACAGGGGAATGGGGTGTTGCAGGCATGGCACTGCTCGATGGAGCAAATACCGGCACCTATGGTAACCCTGAAATGACCAAGGTAAAGATTGGTGTTGGCAAGAACCCTGGTATCCTTATCAGCGGTCACGACCTTAGGGACCTCGAGATGTTGCTTGAACAGACCCAGGGTACTGGTGTTGATGTATACACCCACTCTGAGATGCTTCCTGCCCACTACTATCCCGCATTCAAGAAGTATCCCAACTTCTACGGAAACTATGGTAATGCATGGTGGATGCAGAAGAAGGAGTTTGAATCCTTCAACGGTCCCATCTTGATGACCACCAACTGTATCGTACCTCCAGCCGAATCATACAAGAGCCGCCTCTATACCACCGGAGCAACCGGTTTCCCGGGCTGCAAGCATATTGAAGGTGGCATTGGTGATAAGAAGGACTTCAGTGAAATCATTGAACTTGCCAAGACCTGTCCTGCTCCAACGGAGATTGAATCAGGTGAGATCATCGGTGGATTTGCCCATGAGCAGGTCTTCGCTCTTGCCGATCAGGTAGTGGAAGCCGTGAAGAGTGGTGCGATCAAGAAGTTCGTGGTCATGGGTGGTTGTGATGGCCGCTCAAAGAGCAGGGATTACTACACGGAGTTTGCAAAGAATCTGCCCAAGGATACGGTAATCCTGACCGCAGGATGTGCAAAGTATCGCTATAATAAGCTGAACCTTGGTGATATCGGTGGAATCCCCCGCGTCCTTGATGCTGGTCAGTGCAACGACTCCTACTCCTTGGCACTTATTGCCTTGAAGTTGAAGGAAGTCTTTGGCTTGGATGACATCAATGATCTTCCCATCGCCTACAACATTGCCTGGTATGAGCAGAAAGCTGTTATTGTACTGCTTGCCTTGCTTTATCTTGGTGTGAAGAACATCCACCTCGGGCCTACATTGCCTGCATTCCTTTCACCGAATGTAGCCAGCGTATTGGTTGAGAACTTCGGGATTGCCGGAATCTCATCCGTAGAGAATGACCTTGCAGAGTTAATCGGCTAA
- the coaE gene encoding dephospho-CoA kinase (Dephospho-CoA kinase (CoaE) performs the final step in coenzyme A biosynthesis.) has protein sequence MMVIGLTGRACAGKDQYAKVFASFGCQVVDVDSLGHDALNESKAALRKAFGQSIINSGEVDRKALGTLVFSNTEKLRELESITHPKMVETCKRLIWEAREEQKPALILNAALLGRMGLEPLCDHILFIKAPLLLRFFRCRGREGLSFKRFLDRERAQLDIVPVTDVQGLDVVVLGNHRSKKVIHRQVITYCDTIGLRISSQR, from the coding sequence ATGATGGTTATCGGGTTGACCGGTAGGGCATGTGCCGGTAAGGACCAGTATGCAAAGGTATTTGCCTCTTTTGGTTGCCAAGTGGTCGATGTTGACTCCTTGGGGCATGATGCACTCAATGAGAGCAAGGCTGCTCTGAGGAAAGCCTTCGGCCAGTCGATCATAAACAGTGGAGAGGTCGACAGAAAAGCACTCGGAACACTGGTGTTCAGCAACACTGAAAAACTGAGGGAGCTCGAATCGATAACCCACCCAAAGATGGTTGAAACGTGTAAACGTCTTATCTGGGAGGCAAGAGAGGAGCAAAAGCCAGCACTCATTCTCAATGCTGCGCTTCTTGGGCGTATGGGCTTGGAGCCTTTGTGTGACCATATATTGTTTATCAAGGCACCACTGCTGTTACGTTTCTTTCGCTGTAGGGGGAGAGAAGGGCTTTCCTTCAAACGATTTCTTGATCGAGAGAGAGCACAGCTGGATATTGTTCCAGTGACCGATGTGCAAGGCCTGGATGTGGTGGTTTTGGGTAATCACCGCTCAAAGAAGGTAATTCATCGACAAGTCATAACCTATTGTGATACCATAGGATTACGAATTTCATCCCAGCGATGA
- a CDS encoding manganese efflux pump MntP family protein — protein sequence MGIIELLMLSVGLAMDAFAVSLCKGLRMRRINWSQGILIAFSFGFFQAGMPIIGWALGHQFERFITPVDHWIAFILLSIIGAKMLYDSITEDPTCPVETVDQIDLKELLLLSIATSIDALAVGITLAFLNTDIILSISLIGIITFFLSLLAVIIGNHFGNRLQSKAGILGGIVLILIGGKILLSHLGIIGF from the coding sequence TTGGGAATCATAGAATTGCTCATGCTCTCTGTAGGCCTTGCTATGGATGCATTTGCTGTATCCTTATGCAAAGGACTCAGGATGCGCAGAATCAATTGGTCCCAGGGAATCCTCATCGCGTTCTCCTTCGGATTCTTCCAAGCGGGAATGCCGATCATTGGATGGGCGCTCGGTCATCAGTTTGAACGATTCATTACACCTGTAGACCATTGGATTGCGTTCATCCTCCTCTCCATCATTGGAGCAAAGATGCTCTATGATTCCATCACAGAAGACCCCACCTGCCCCGTGGAAACAGTAGATCAGATTGATCTCAAAGAACTATTACTGCTTTCCATCGCAACCAGTATCGATGCCCTGGCAGTTGGGATCACCCTAGCATTTCTGAACACCGATATCATCCTCTCCATCTCCTTGATCGGCATTATCACATTTTTCCTCTCACTGCTTGCCGTCATCATCGGAAACCACTTTGGTAATCGCCTGCAGAGCAAGGCGGGAATTCTGGGAGGGATTGTCCTTATCCTCATCGGAGGAAAAATCCTACTCTCCCACCTTGGTATCATCGGTTTCTAA
- a CDS encoding cupin domain-containing protein → MIKNFKPSELMRFADQVTYQEGQVVSKTLAQDKHHSLTLFAFEKGEEISTHASSGDALVIALDGEGLVTIDGQDFKLGKGDSILMPSNLPHAIYAPERFKMFLVVSF, encoded by the coding sequence ATGATTAAGAATTTCAAACCATCTGAATTGATGCGTTTTGCAGACCAGGTTACCTATCAGGAAGGACAGGTCGTGAGCAAGACCCTTGCACAGGACAAACATCACAGCCTTACCCTCTTTGCTTTCGAGAAAGGGGAGGAGATCAGCACTCATGCAAGTAGCGGGGATGCTCTGGTCATTGCCCTTGACGGCGAAGGACTAGTGACCATTGATGGTCAGGATTTCAAACTGGGGAAAGGGGATTCAATTCTGATGCCCAGTAATCTACCGCATGCAATATATGCTCCAGAACGTTTCAAGATGTTTCTGGTAGTCAGCTTTTAA
- a CDS encoding outer membrane lipoprotein-sorting protein, with protein MNTRTTKRISVLALLLTFALLTVSAATPSGSEVMWEVYNRDSGDTMSANLIMTITNARGSVRERTIAQYRMDKNGVESKLMFFLSPSDVRNTSFLSFSYEDGRSDDQYIYLPALRRVKRIASDSKNDSFMGSDFTYDDMGSRHPELDNHTVLRKETVNGVSTLVVESIAKGDEDYPRTLSWVVDGEWFGLKKEFYLPDGTLAKTLTIDEYEAIDGIYVITDMTMKNLEENTSTRIQMEKVEFNQDINDSFFSERQMKIGPRR; from the coding sequence ATGAACACACGTACAACCAAACGAATCAGTGTGCTTGCACTGCTCTTGACGTTCGCCTTACTTACCGTGAGCGCAGCCACCCCTAGTGGCAGCGAGGTAATGTGGGAAGTCTATAACCGTGATAGCGGGGATACCATGAGTGCCAATCTGATCATGACCATTACCAATGCAAGAGGATCGGTCAGGGAACGAACAATTGCCCAGTACCGAATGGATAAGAATGGGGTTGAGAGCAAGCTTATGTTCTTCCTCTCCCCCAGTGATGTAAGAAATACCAGCTTCCTCAGCTTCAGTTATGAGGATGGCAGAAGTGATGACCAGTACATCTACCTGCCAGCGCTCAGGAGAGTGAAGCGTATCGCAAGTGACAGCAAGAACGACTCGTTCATGGGCTCAGACTTCACCTACGACGATATGGGAAGCCGACATCCTGAACTGGACAACCACACAGTTTTGAGGAAAGAGACGGTGAACGGGGTTTCGACCCTGGTTGTAGAGAGTATAGCAAAAGGTGATGAGGACTATCCCAGGACCCTCTCGTGGGTTGTAGATGGAGAGTGGTTCGGCCTGAAAAAGGAGTTCTACCTTCCCGATGGAACGCTCGCAAAGACACTCACGATCGACGAATATGAAGCAATTGATGGCATCTATGTCATCACTGATATGACGATGAAAAACCTCGAGGAGAACACCTCCACCAGGATTCAGATGGAAAAGGTTGAATTCAATCAGGACATTAATGACAGCTTCTTTAGTGAACGACAGATGAAAATTGGACCAAGGAGATAA
- a CDS encoding MMPL family transporter — protein MRFFTSFAKRPFLLLLAVLVLSSIFVISITNNAVLETDLDEYMPKTHPAFMASDEAESLFGIKDAILIVVEHPEGIYNPGTIEKIDAITVALQEEFDAVESVTSLTTADNIKSDDGFLEVEPFYSGKTSESAISQMQDEVEDNPMIYGRNVSKDGTATLIIAELNSDIEAETLQTWAGQWEGPENLMVAGRPVVEGALAELGPKDMAIMFPLVIITMIILLYLLLRSLRDTVLNMVIVLFGTLVSFGLMTLLNIPIYAVDTMIPVMLIAIGVAYGIHMHNTIHHLMLSYPDLSKGELATQSLKQMVRPIIMTAITTAIGFVALMSSKVLPVRYFGLFAAIGVLSEMLLALLLFPASLYLLGKPKYKRAKADLELQQGKGTLSDKLQALLLRRPKMVVFISLAVLIIGIWGTSMVWIDTSFLANFEEDSTIAQTDQFVNSKFGGTSTLNIILSGNETDLFKHPEVLQAMDSMQDDIEKDPVVGNTLSLATFIKQMNQVMLEHEEGSYSIPDSQELVSQYLLLYEFSGDPESLEKVVDYEYTSANITVQLKSDSSAVLKDILAVVDSYRPVFAEHEIEVTYAGSGYKAFIFSELLLEGQIISLALSFVIIIILLALLFKNLSIGIVGTVPIAITAIVNFGVMGLLGIPLSSATALITSIAIGIGVDYAIHFLEHYTNERLEGYSLEQATRSTLRHTGRAIIFNAIAVMGGFAILMFSVFPPNRQVGALIVLNMATSALGTLTILVVLVHYLEKKHVFPPKRIR, from the coding sequence ATGCGATTTTTCACATCATTTGCTAAACGCCCATTTCTTCTCTTGCTCGCGGTATTGGTTCTATCCTCTATCTTTGTCATCTCCATTACAAATAATGCAGTGCTGGAGACGGACCTTGATGAGTATATGCCAAAGACCCACCCGGCCTTTATGGCCAGCGATGAGGCAGAGAGCCTTTTTGGTATCAAGGATGCAATACTTATCGTAGTTGAACACCCTGAGGGCATTTACAACCCTGGTACCATCGAGAAGATTGATGCCATCACTGTAGCACTCCAGGAAGAGTTCGATGCAGTGGAATCCGTAACCAGTCTCACGACTGCAGACAACATCAAGAGTGATGATGGATTCCTTGAGGTTGAACCATTCTACTCTGGAAAAACGAGTGAATCGGCAATCTCACAAATGCAGGATGAGGTAGAAGACAACCCCATGATCTATGGGAGAAATGTCAGTAAGGATGGGACGGCTACACTGATCATTGCTGAACTGAACAGTGACATAGAGGCAGAGACACTGCAGACATGGGCTGGGCAGTGGGAAGGACCTGAGAACCTCATGGTTGCAGGACGCCCAGTGGTTGAAGGGGCTCTAGCAGAGCTCGGACCAAAGGACATGGCGATCATGTTCCCCTTGGTCATCATCACCATGATCATCCTGCTGTATCTCTTGTTGCGTTCACTGCGTGATACGGTACTGAATATGGTCATTGTGCTTTTCGGGACACTGGTCTCCTTCGGCTTGATGACCTTGTTGAACATACCCATCTATGCCGTTGATACCATGATTCCTGTCATGTTGATCGCCATCGGGGTTGCCTATGGTATTCACATGCACAATACCATTCACCACCTGATGCTCTCCTACCCTGACCTTTCCAAAGGAGAACTGGCTACCCAGTCCCTGAAACAGATGGTAAGGCCGATTATCATGACAGCAATAACCACAGCTATCGGATTTGTTGCCCTGATGAGCAGCAAGGTACTTCCTGTCCGGTATTTTGGGTTGTTTGCAGCCATCGGTGTCCTCTCTGAGATGTTGCTTGCCCTGTTGCTTTTCCCTGCTTCCCTCTATCTTCTGGGTAAGCCCAAGTACAAGAGAGCAAAGGCAGATCTTGAGTTACAACAGGGAAAAGGGACTCTCTCGGACAAGCTCCAAGCACTCCTGCTGCGTCGTCCGAAGATGGTTGTTTTCATCTCACTTGCCGTGCTCATCATTGGAATCTGGGGAACAAGCATGGTATGGATCGATACAAGCTTCCTGGCAAACTTTGAGGAAGACAGTACGATCGCACAGACCGACCAATTCGTAAACAGCAAGTTCGGAGGCACCTCCACCTTGAATATCATCCTGAGCGGGAATGAGACAGACCTCTTCAAGCATCCAGAGGTACTGCAGGCGATGGATTCCATGCAGGATGATATCGAGAAGGACCCTGTTGTAGGAAATACCCTCTCCCTTGCAACCTTCATCAAGCAGATGAACCAAGTGATGTTGGAACATGAGGAGGGAAGTTACAGCATCCCGGACTCCCAGGAACTGGTAAGTCAGTATCTCCTGCTCTACGAATTCTCCGGTGATCCAGAATCCTTGGAAAAGGTCGTTGACTACGAGTATACCAGTGCAAATATTACTGTCCAGTTAAAGAGTGACAGCTCTGCAGTTCTCAAGGATATCCTTGCTGTGGTCGATTCCTACCGCCCCGTCTTCGCCGAACATGAAATTGAAGTAACGTATGCCGGTAGTGGATACAAGGCCTTCATATTCAGCGAACTCTTGCTGGAAGGACAGATCATCAGCTTGGCCCTAAGCTTTGTAATTATCATCATTCTTCTGGCTCTCCTGTTCAAGAATCTGTCTATCGGCATCGTGGGAACCGTCCCCATTGCCATCACGGCTATCGTGAACTTTGGAGTAATGGGACTGCTTGGGATCCCGCTCAGCAGCGCAACTGCCTTGATAACCAGCATTGCCATCGGTATCGGTGTGGACTATGCCATCCACTTCCTGGAGCACTACACAAATGAACGCCTGGAGGGATATTCACTTGAACAAGCCACGAGATCGACACTGAGGCATACAGGGAGGGCAATCATCTTCAATGCAATCGCCGTAATGGGTGGTTTTGCAATCCTGATGTTCAGCGTATTCCCTCCCAACAGGCAGGTTGGTGCTCTCATCGTCCTGAACATGGCAACCAGTGCCTTGGGCACGCTTACCATACTGGTGGTGCTTGTGCACTACCTCGAGAAAAAACATGTGTTTCCTCCAAAACGCATACGATAA